A genomic segment from Amia ocellicauda isolate fAmiCal2 chromosome 13, fAmiCal2.hap1, whole genome shotgun sequence encodes:
- the cep135 gene encoding centrosomal protein of 135 kDa isoform X1 translates to MSSTAERKFINLRKRLDQLGYRQPLGIESLPLVEKLFSDLVHTTESLRNAKLSAGKTEKESKNLDALLEPYKTENARLVRENNELHLGVLKLKEEKDRLSKDLKANIRRLEHETADLKFLNNQYVHKLRAQEKDSKAKTEMIQQLQEKNLQAVVHTPGGKKRIIPFRRQRMQIDEFVPPSPVKSLPVSQPDDPYIADLLHVADDRIQELQQDVTKLRQELERADVEIRHLNKQVSEREREIERLGRALHGGRPHDVISLEAQNISNEKLISHLNLQIEYLQQTNCDLETRMQGLQERKKNATSEVADLSAKNEELCQELTEIDQLAQQLERDKEIVLETADKELQEAKKEIQRQHRKIEDLEDAIAKLKMDLTESRHENDKLQDEHLENKEQNEKLEGLLNYMEEEKHRLQDKVKKMTDTEKELVLELETMKTQHGVCGRDKSPSRLDAFVKNLEEERDFYRSEAECLRRAGRGASPWRSLGSKRSPGRGSDNRGADCEAELLLVVRERDELQGLLDRFEKHMMDIQANVKVLTAERDELSFLYEQAQEELSKLRRESMRSPKSQPSAASAQAVLQHVEEEREEAVADLRRMTAERDSLRERLKGAQTSALIDREEEEQNILEMKNTIHKLERERYDLRSQLATLKENKAALEDEMKAQSSALAQRSDEASHHRAEASSLRLLKEQTERSLSDAQHRLSVKVNELQNALEKIQKLEERLADFSRQSSSQREEVAMLQKTISSLDREKDNLQEAVDDKTERIAALEDNLANKEKTLTDLRLTASEIEDSLERLKDTLSNREREIASLRRQLDVAREELADVGHSREIALRENRRLQEDLATMTRENQAINLELEEAMHQKDELKTRVHTYISEVARIESLMAAKEQENHDILERFRLAHSQAEDWELKLQQAEGHNSSIKLELLSTDTERRHLRESVHNLEREIQEHLNAQQAYETQISSMAKNMSRLEDEARQAHAEKNSVLSDIASLRELCVKLDSSKEMMSRQLTSKSMEYERAMGELEDVKSETELLKKQLSSERLTIKNLETLLSSNREKEFQIHLSSHERESELKILRDRLTLADSKATSQSREVAQLRSKVTHLQSELDVHKRQLTTERFERERAVQEMRRQGISFSSLRSPSPLSSSLSPLSRSRSPERSILRSTDGTADRSPEKSVSFKE, encoded by the exons TGACCTTGTGCACACTACGGAAAGTCTGCGCAATGCCAAGCTCTCCGCTGGGAAAACCGAGAAGGAGAGCAAAAATTTGGATGCCTTGCTGGAGCCCTACAAAACAGAGAATGCCCGTCTGGTGAGGGAGAACAATGAGCTGCACCTGGGGGTGCTGAAGCTGAAGGAGGAGAAGGACCGGCTCAGCAAAG ACCTGAAAGCTAACATCAGGAGGCTTGAGCATGAGACGGCAGATCTGAAGTTTTTGAATAACCAGTACGTCCACAAATTGCGCGCCCAGGAAAAAGACAGCAAGGCGAAGACGGAAATGATCCAGCAGTTGCAGGAGAAGAACTTGCAGGCGGTCGTGCATACACCAG GTGGCAAGAAAAGGATTATTCCTTTCAGACGCCAGCGGATGCAGATCGATGAGTTCGTCCCTCCCTCCCCTGTGAAGTCACTGCCCGTCTCCCAGCCTGATGATCCATATATAGCCGACCTCCTTCACGTGGCTGATGACAG AATTCAGGAACTTCAGCAGGACGTGACGAAGCTACGTCAGGAATTGGAAAGAGCAGACGTGGAAATACGGCATCTGAACAAACAG GtctcggagagagagagagaaatcgaGCGCCTCGGTCGGGCCCTGCATGGCGGCCGGCCTCATGATGTCATCTCTCTGGAAGCTCAGAATATAAGTAATGAGAAGCTCATCTCTCATCTCAATCTGCAG ATTGAATACCTTCAGCAAACAAACTGTGACTTGGAAACACGAATGCAGGGGCttcaagagaggaaaaaaaatgccACCAGCGAAGTTGCCGATTTAAGTGCTAAAAATGAGGAGCTGTGCCAGGAGCTCACAGAGATCGATCAGCTGGCACAGCAGCTGGAAAGAGACAAAGAAATCGTGCTGGAGACGGCCGATAAGGAGCTTCAGGAAGCAAAG AAGGAGATCCAAAGACAGCACAGAAAAATAGAAGACCTTGAAGATGCCATAGCAAAGTTAAAAATG GATCTGACAGAAAGTCGTCATGAAAACGATAAGCTCCAGGATGAACATTTGGAAAACAAAGAACAGAATGAGAAGCTGGAGGGCCTGTTAAATTACATGGAAGAGGAGAAGCATAGACTTCAGGATAAAGTGAAAAAAATGACAGACACTG AGAAAGAACTGGTTCTGGAGCTGGAGACGATGAAGACTCAGCACGGGGTCTGTGGCCGGGACAAGTCGCCCTCGCGCCTCGACGCCTTTGTCAAGAATCTGGAAGAGGAGCGTGACTTCTACAGGTCGGAGGCGGAGTGTCTCAGGAGGGCGGGCAGAGGAGCCAGTCCATGGAGGAGCCTGGGCAGCAAGAGGAGCCCAGGCCGAGGCTCAGATAACAGA GGCGCGGACTGTGAGGCGGAGCTTCTGCTGGTAGTGCGAGAGAGGGATGAACTACAGGGTCTGctggacaggtttgagaaacacATGATGGACATCCAGGCCAACGTCAAAGTGCTCACAGCAGAGCGAGACGAGCTGAGCTTTCTCTACGAGCAG GCCCAGGAGGAACTGAGCAAGCTGAGGAGGGAATCCATGAGATCTCCAAAGTCCCAGCCGTCTGCAGCCAGTGCCCAGGCTGTGCTGCAGCAcgtggaggaggagagggaagagGCTGTGGCTGACCTCCGCAGGATGACGGCGGAGAGGGACAGTCTGAGGGAGCGGCTCAAG GGCGCTCAGACATCTGCTCTCATTGACAGAGAAGAGGAAGAACAAAATATCCTGGAAATGAAGAATACCATTCACAAA CTTGAACGAGAGCGTTACGATCTCCGGTCTCAGCTGGCAACACTGAAGGAAAACAAGGCAGCTCTTGAGGACGAAATGAAGGCGCAGTCCAGTGCCCTGGCTCAGAGGTCTGATGAAGCCTCTCATCACAGGGCAGAGGCCAGCTCCCTCAG ATTGCTGAAAGAGCAGACGGAGAGGTCCCTTTCAGATGCTCAGCACCGTCTTTCTGTGAAAGTCAACGAGCTTCAAAATGCCCTTGAAAAGATACAAAAGCTCGAGGAAAGATTAG ctGATTTCAGCAGGCAGAGCTCATCTCAGCGGGAGGAAGTGGCCATGCTGCAGAAGACCATCTCCTCTCTGGACAGGGAAAAGGACAACCTGCAGGAGGCTGTGGACGACAAGACCGAGAGGATCGCTGCCTTAGAGGATAACCTGGCCAACAAG GAAAAGACTCTGACTGACTTGCGACTCACTGCTTCTGAGATAGAAGATTCACTAGA ACGGCTGAAGGACACACTGAGCAATCGCGAGCGTGAAATTGCCAGCCTGCGGCGCCAACTCGATGTGGCTCGAGAAGAACTGGCGGACGTGGGCCATTCTCGAGAGATTGCACTGCGGGAAAACCGGAGGCTGCAAGAGGACCTGGCTACGATGACCAGGGAAAACCAG gcCATTAATCTAGAGCTGGAAGAAGCTATGCATCAAAAGGATGAATTGAAAACCAGGGTCCACACTTACATTTCTGAAGTGGCTAGGATAGAAAGCTTGATGGCTGCGAAG GAACAGGAGAACCACGATATCTTGGAGCGGTTCCGACTGGCCCACAGCCAGGCTGAGGACTGGGAGTTAAAGCTCCAGCAGGCCGAGGGACACAACAGCTCGATCAaactggagctgctctccactGACACGGAGAGGCGGcacctgagagagagtgtgcacaacctggagagagagattCAAGAG CATTTGAATGCACAACAAGCATATGAAACGCAGATCTCCTCTATGGCCAAAAACATGTCCCGGCTGGAGGATGAAGCAAGGCAGGCTCATGCAGAGAAGAACAGTGTTCTGTCCGACATCGCCTCTCTCAGGGAACTCTGCGTCAAACTGGACTCCAGCAAGGAGATGATGTCACGGCAGCTCACGTCTAAAAGCATGGAGTACGAGAGG GCCATGGGCGAGCTGGAAGATGTGAAGTCTGAGACCGAACTCTTGAAGAAGCAGCTCTCCAGCGAGAGGTTGACTATTAAGAATCTGGAGACGCTCCTGTCCAGTAACCGAGAGAAGGAGTTTCAGATCCACCTCAGCTCTCATGAGAGGGAATCGGAGCTGAAGATCCTGAGGGACCGCCTCACCTTAGCCGACAGTAAAGC TACAAGCCAGTCCAGGGAAGTAGCCCAGCTCAGGAGTAAAGTGACTCACCTACAATCAGAGCTGGACGTCCACAAGCGACAGCTGACGACAGAACGCTTTGAAAG AGAGCGTGCAGTGCAGGAGATGCGCCGGCAGGGGATCTCCTTCTCGTCCCTGCGGAGCCCGTCTCCTCTGAGCTCGTCCCTCAGCCCTCTCTCGCGCTCCCGCTCCCCTGAGCGCTCCATCCTGCGCTCCACAGACGGCACGGCGGACAGGTCCCCAGAGAA GAGTGTGAGTTTTAAAGAATAG
- the cep135 gene encoding centrosomal protein of 135 kDa isoform X2: MSSTAERKFINLRKRLDQLGYRQPLGIESLPLVEKLFSDLVHTTESLRNAKLSAGKTEKESKNLDALLEPYKTENARLVRENNELHLGVLKLKEEKDRLSKDLKANIRRLEHETADLKFLNNQYVHKLRAQEKDSKAKTEMIQQLQEKNLQAVVHTPGGKKRIIPFRRQRMQIDEFVPPSPVKSLPVSQPDDPYIADLLHVADDRIQELQQDVTKLRQELERADVEIRHLNKQVSEREREIERLGRALHGGRPHDVISLEAQNISNEKLISHLNLQIEYLQQTNCDLETRMQGLQERKKNATSEVADLSAKNEELCQELTEIDQLAQQLERDKEIVLETADKELQEAKKEIQRQHRKIEDLEDAIAKLKMDLTESRHENDKLQDEHLENKEQNEKLEGLLNYMEEEKHRLQDKVKKMTDTEKELVLELETMKTQHGVCGRDKSPSRLDAFVKNLEEERDFYRSEAECLRRAGRGASPWRSLGSKRSPGRGSDNRGADCEAELLLVVRERDELQGLLDRFEKHMMDIQANVKVLTAERDELSFLYEQAQEELSKLRRESMRSPKSQPSAASAQAVLQHVEEEREEAVADLRRMTAERDSLRERLKGAQTSALIDREEEEQNILEMKNTIHKLERERYDLRSQLATLKENKAALEDEMKAQSSALAQRSDEASHHRAEASSLRLLKEQTERSLSDAQHRLSVKVNELQNALEKIQKLEERLADFSRQSSSQREEVAMLQKTISSLDREKDNLQEAVDDKTERIAALEDNLANKEKTLTDLRLTASEIEDSLERLKDTLSNREREIASLRRQLDVAREELADVGHSREIALRENRRLQEDLATMTRENQAINLELEEAMHQKDELKTRVHTYISEVARIESLMAAKEQENHDILERFRLAHSQAEDWELKLQQAEGHNSSIKLELLSTDTERRHLRESVHNLEREIQEHLNAQQAYETQISSMAKNMSRLEDEARQAHAEKNSVLSDIASLRELCVKLDSSKEMMSRQLTSKSMEYERAMGELEDVKSETELLKKQLSSERLTIKNLETLLSSNREKEFQIHLSSHERESELKILRDRLTLADSKATSQSREVAQLRSKVTHLQSELDVHKRQLTTERFERERAVQEMRRQGISFSSLRSPSPLSSSLSPLSRSRSPERSILRSTDGTADRSPEK; encoded by the exons TGACCTTGTGCACACTACGGAAAGTCTGCGCAATGCCAAGCTCTCCGCTGGGAAAACCGAGAAGGAGAGCAAAAATTTGGATGCCTTGCTGGAGCCCTACAAAACAGAGAATGCCCGTCTGGTGAGGGAGAACAATGAGCTGCACCTGGGGGTGCTGAAGCTGAAGGAGGAGAAGGACCGGCTCAGCAAAG ACCTGAAAGCTAACATCAGGAGGCTTGAGCATGAGACGGCAGATCTGAAGTTTTTGAATAACCAGTACGTCCACAAATTGCGCGCCCAGGAAAAAGACAGCAAGGCGAAGACGGAAATGATCCAGCAGTTGCAGGAGAAGAACTTGCAGGCGGTCGTGCATACACCAG GTGGCAAGAAAAGGATTATTCCTTTCAGACGCCAGCGGATGCAGATCGATGAGTTCGTCCCTCCCTCCCCTGTGAAGTCACTGCCCGTCTCCCAGCCTGATGATCCATATATAGCCGACCTCCTTCACGTGGCTGATGACAG AATTCAGGAACTTCAGCAGGACGTGACGAAGCTACGTCAGGAATTGGAAAGAGCAGACGTGGAAATACGGCATCTGAACAAACAG GtctcggagagagagagagaaatcgaGCGCCTCGGTCGGGCCCTGCATGGCGGCCGGCCTCATGATGTCATCTCTCTGGAAGCTCAGAATATAAGTAATGAGAAGCTCATCTCTCATCTCAATCTGCAG ATTGAATACCTTCAGCAAACAAACTGTGACTTGGAAACACGAATGCAGGGGCttcaagagaggaaaaaaaatgccACCAGCGAAGTTGCCGATTTAAGTGCTAAAAATGAGGAGCTGTGCCAGGAGCTCACAGAGATCGATCAGCTGGCACAGCAGCTGGAAAGAGACAAAGAAATCGTGCTGGAGACGGCCGATAAGGAGCTTCAGGAAGCAAAG AAGGAGATCCAAAGACAGCACAGAAAAATAGAAGACCTTGAAGATGCCATAGCAAAGTTAAAAATG GATCTGACAGAAAGTCGTCATGAAAACGATAAGCTCCAGGATGAACATTTGGAAAACAAAGAACAGAATGAGAAGCTGGAGGGCCTGTTAAATTACATGGAAGAGGAGAAGCATAGACTTCAGGATAAAGTGAAAAAAATGACAGACACTG AGAAAGAACTGGTTCTGGAGCTGGAGACGATGAAGACTCAGCACGGGGTCTGTGGCCGGGACAAGTCGCCCTCGCGCCTCGACGCCTTTGTCAAGAATCTGGAAGAGGAGCGTGACTTCTACAGGTCGGAGGCGGAGTGTCTCAGGAGGGCGGGCAGAGGAGCCAGTCCATGGAGGAGCCTGGGCAGCAAGAGGAGCCCAGGCCGAGGCTCAGATAACAGA GGCGCGGACTGTGAGGCGGAGCTTCTGCTGGTAGTGCGAGAGAGGGATGAACTACAGGGTCTGctggacaggtttgagaaacacATGATGGACATCCAGGCCAACGTCAAAGTGCTCACAGCAGAGCGAGACGAGCTGAGCTTTCTCTACGAGCAG GCCCAGGAGGAACTGAGCAAGCTGAGGAGGGAATCCATGAGATCTCCAAAGTCCCAGCCGTCTGCAGCCAGTGCCCAGGCTGTGCTGCAGCAcgtggaggaggagagggaagagGCTGTGGCTGACCTCCGCAGGATGACGGCGGAGAGGGACAGTCTGAGGGAGCGGCTCAAG GGCGCTCAGACATCTGCTCTCATTGACAGAGAAGAGGAAGAACAAAATATCCTGGAAATGAAGAATACCATTCACAAA CTTGAACGAGAGCGTTACGATCTCCGGTCTCAGCTGGCAACACTGAAGGAAAACAAGGCAGCTCTTGAGGACGAAATGAAGGCGCAGTCCAGTGCCCTGGCTCAGAGGTCTGATGAAGCCTCTCATCACAGGGCAGAGGCCAGCTCCCTCAG ATTGCTGAAAGAGCAGACGGAGAGGTCCCTTTCAGATGCTCAGCACCGTCTTTCTGTGAAAGTCAACGAGCTTCAAAATGCCCTTGAAAAGATACAAAAGCTCGAGGAAAGATTAG ctGATTTCAGCAGGCAGAGCTCATCTCAGCGGGAGGAAGTGGCCATGCTGCAGAAGACCATCTCCTCTCTGGACAGGGAAAAGGACAACCTGCAGGAGGCTGTGGACGACAAGACCGAGAGGATCGCTGCCTTAGAGGATAACCTGGCCAACAAG GAAAAGACTCTGACTGACTTGCGACTCACTGCTTCTGAGATAGAAGATTCACTAGA ACGGCTGAAGGACACACTGAGCAATCGCGAGCGTGAAATTGCCAGCCTGCGGCGCCAACTCGATGTGGCTCGAGAAGAACTGGCGGACGTGGGCCATTCTCGAGAGATTGCACTGCGGGAAAACCGGAGGCTGCAAGAGGACCTGGCTACGATGACCAGGGAAAACCAG gcCATTAATCTAGAGCTGGAAGAAGCTATGCATCAAAAGGATGAATTGAAAACCAGGGTCCACACTTACATTTCTGAAGTGGCTAGGATAGAAAGCTTGATGGCTGCGAAG GAACAGGAGAACCACGATATCTTGGAGCGGTTCCGACTGGCCCACAGCCAGGCTGAGGACTGGGAGTTAAAGCTCCAGCAGGCCGAGGGACACAACAGCTCGATCAaactggagctgctctccactGACACGGAGAGGCGGcacctgagagagagtgtgcacaacctggagagagagattCAAGAG CATTTGAATGCACAACAAGCATATGAAACGCAGATCTCCTCTATGGCCAAAAACATGTCCCGGCTGGAGGATGAAGCAAGGCAGGCTCATGCAGAGAAGAACAGTGTTCTGTCCGACATCGCCTCTCTCAGGGAACTCTGCGTCAAACTGGACTCCAGCAAGGAGATGATGTCACGGCAGCTCACGTCTAAAAGCATGGAGTACGAGAGG GCCATGGGCGAGCTGGAAGATGTGAAGTCTGAGACCGAACTCTTGAAGAAGCAGCTCTCCAGCGAGAGGTTGACTATTAAGAATCTGGAGACGCTCCTGTCCAGTAACCGAGAGAAGGAGTTTCAGATCCACCTCAGCTCTCATGAGAGGGAATCGGAGCTGAAGATCCTGAGGGACCGCCTCACCTTAGCCGACAGTAAAGC TACAAGCCAGTCCAGGGAAGTAGCCCAGCTCAGGAGTAAAGTGACTCACCTACAATCAGAGCTGGACGTCCACAAGCGACAGCTGACGACAGAACGCTTTGAAAG AGAGCGTGCAGTGCAGGAGATGCGCCGGCAGGGGATCTCCTTCTCGTCCCTGCGGAGCCCGTCTCCTCTGAGCTCGTCCCTCAGCCCTCTCTCGCGCTCCCGCTCCCCTGAGCGCTCCATCCTGCGCTCCACAGACGGCACGGCGGACAGGTCCCCAGAGAAGTGA